The nucleotide sequence GGAATGGATTaactaataaagaaaattaaaccaCAAGTGgttatataaataagttattgTTATTTAGTTAGTAAAAATTAGTTATTAATTCGCTTCTCTTTGAATATTTAGCTCtccattttaatttattgttattttaaagtTGTTAAAGTTCGTATAATGTgtcaaatttcaaattctaGTTATGGGTGATATTTGTTCTagcaatttcgacatttttatcaattaagaTAGGACTTTGGAcaatatcaaattatttttattcaaagatAACATTACATCATCGtagaattaattaaattatcaacaagaaataattatttgtgaaaaaaaaagcaagaaataattaaatacccctataaaacaagaaataattaaataagacaACGTAATCTATTCTAGACACGTTTGGCGATGTCATTAGTTTGCCAACAGCCAATAACACAACACAAAAAGGAAGTTTCAATTCTAATAAACAAAAGAAGGAAGTTTCAAGCATTGTATTTTTGGCCATCCCCTATTTCACATCAAGTGAAGAGAGGAACCTCCCAAAGATGGAAATGTAAATAGAAACAAACTTCTACAGCTTGATAATTTGTCAAGATAGTGAAAGAGATAAAATCAAGATTCGTTTCTACAAATCTCACCCATGATATATcggtttaactttttttttttttggggaatATTGGTTTAACTTTGTAATGTTTTTAGTTGAATATTTAAATGCTACTAACAAATAGTAACAATCATCTCCCTATGAAATTCCCTAGATACCATTTCTATCACAACATGACAACCACTACATATCCTCAAGTTCTTTACGTTTACGATCCATATTGTGGTGCTAGGGCTTGTCCTAAGGAAACAATATGCAAGTGCTAGTTTTTTCACTATGATGAGATAATGCAAactccttttcttcttcatccaGATCAAGTAATACCTCATTTGAATGAAGCATTCTTGAAGTGGATGTATTTATACAGAAGGATTCTACGTTGGGGTGGAAAAGATGAAGACTTGGGTGTGTGCGTGATATAGCCTTTGTTAAAGCTTTGCATTGGTGCCAATGCTAGCAAAACATGACTACTTCAAATTTTGTCACTCTGATCATTTGTTAGAACCAAGTTGAATGGATTCTCAatcttttgatattttgatgAAGGGTTGATTAACATGAAATTATTTAGATAAGAGAAAGATAGGAATAAAATCACCAAAGTAGATAATTGAAATGTAACGAATCTATTTCAGAACCAACATATTAGATCACATGTTAATGCATATGACGAATAAGACACCAAAGAATCAAATAGAAATACTgtgtcaaataaaaataatcaaatagaaATAATGTTGTAGGAAATGTGGGAAATGGATTAGCTACATTTATTACTTGGTGACTTTAGTGTATTTACGAGATatatgaataattaaaataaaaacaatattatttcaCAAGCAAAGGGAGACGTGGAAATCACAAAAACACGCGCGTCAGACTTTCAAAACAAATGAGGAAATTCTCAGTAAAATTTTAGTTGACTTTGGCAGAAAAACAGGTCAACAGCGAATGAAATTgttttgctttgctttgctTTGTGATGATACCTTTTACTATATctagcaatttttttaaaataaattatttagatgagaaAGAATGATAAGTTAAAATAGAGATAAAGACCAggtcatcaaaattcaaaagctGGCAATCTTGATTAAAGAATAGCATCATATGTCCGCTGTAATAAGCCTTGGCTTATGTCACTATAAGCAACCTTACAGAGACAGGGTCGTTGGATGATGAAGTTCAATTGCATGAACCCTGCACTTTCTAAACCATAATTTTTGCGCCCTACTCTCCAGCATCTCTGCACCAATTTCCCCTTACCATCAAACTCGTGCAGGCGAACCACCATGCACCATCCATATGCAATTAAATTCCTAATTTACCCAACACCGTCCATGTGCAATTTAATTGTACTATAATTCCAAATTTGCCAAGCAAtacaaaacaaagaagaagCAAAATAATTATGATACGGATTCTCTAAATTCAAATGAGAAAATGCAAGCAACATGAGTAGGGGTGGACATGGTTCGATTCGGATGAtaactgaaccaaaccaaactgaaTTGTTTGCTAAAATAACTGAACTGAACCGAACTGTTTAACTGAACCGAATTGTTTCAAATCGACCTGTTCTGAATTGAACTGTTATTATTTGTACAGTcgtaaacaaaataaacaaaatagaaTTTTAGTTACCAAATAGAACtgtttcaattcaatttcagaATTGTTAGTAAAtagttcagttttttttttgttcagttCAACAGTTCAGTTCAGTATTTTACCCACCATAACCATGAGCTCTACATGTAAATTGTGCTTGATTCCACGCTGCTAGCGAGTTCCTTGATTGGAACAAGCTCCAAAGATATTATGTTTTGGAACTTAAAGTAtgagaaccaaaaaaaaaagatgcaacTATTGACTCTCCATATTTGACTTGATGAATGTTCGAGGAACAAGCGTTGATTTTAGGATGAAGATAAAGGCTCTGAATTTGGCTATATGGATTTTTTCACTTGTGATATGTTACTTGCTCCCTCCATCAAAGGGCCTCGTAGCCTGGCTGTGTAGGTCAAATTGAAGGAAGACGCAaaggatcaattttttttaaaaaaattcctcTTCACAAATGCCCCTTAAATTTTCCTAAACATAACTATCATCCAAATGGGCAGTAATTTCCTGCTCTGGGAACTCGAATTTGGAATAAGAAAATCTTGATAAACATCTACCAACTAAAAGGTGCAGAACATAAATTTAACCATGCCAGCATATAAATAACTGAATCTGAATTATGACAAAGTCTCCAATAATAACTATAAAACTTGGTAGGGAAATAATTGGTTCCAAAGTAAACACAAAATTTTAAACAACCAGTAACAAGTTGACAAAAAACATAGATAAACGAGACTCCACAGCAACTACACCACCTAATGGAGAATGCCTCAAGACAGAGAACAAGATCTTTAGTCTTCCTCTTCACCCTCATTCTCAGCGATGTTGAAGTATCTCAACTCATAGATATTGCGGTCCTTGTTGGATGCAATAACACGAAGCCAATCCCTCACATTGTGCTTTTTCAAGTACTTCTTGGTCAAGTACTTCAAATACCTGGCAAAGGTAGTGATGATTAGGACAAATATAATCACATGAAGGCAATAGAAAAACCAAAGAAGAACTTGTATCCAAAGAAAACTGagacataaagaaaaagaagaaaaaaaaatgattccaATTGATTGCATGCAGATTTGAACTGAAGAAACAGTTACAAAAAACAGCAAAATAGAGCAGGACAAGAATTCAGTTCAGTAACTGGACTGGAATCAAAATACCGTCAAATTCTATTAACATTAAGGAATACCAGCCAATAGTGGAAACCAGGAAATGCAGGAACATGACCATTTACACAAATCATACtcactcaataaaaaaaatgtcatgagAATCTTAAGTTGGCACTAGGAATGCATGCAAACATCACAAGCAAAGACTGGTGATGGCATTTTCTTATATCCCTTTCACAACAAGCACAGTTTTAAAGAAACACAGTTGTATCCCTCACTTTAAAGAAACACAGTTATATCCTTCACGGTAGAAAAGTTAACAAAAGAAACACGTAGATATTGATTTGACATTGAAAAACGCAGTTTTAAAGAGTTGACTCCACACATATCCATTGCATATTTGGATTGACAGTCAAATTTCAGAATCACAGTGAGCCACCACAATTTTGCCAAAACCTACACTTTGGAGCTTACGCAAATTCACCACCCATCCAAACATACTTAAAATTCAAAGAGTCTAACGCAGTAATTTAACTaccaacataaatataaaaaagaaacagaaaaacatattaaattgcACATgataatcataatcaataatacAATTATATAAAGTATATTTCATTCCAATACTATCTCAATATTCAATCGAATTCCCAATCAACATTTCAAAGCCACAAAATTACTCAAAAACATATGAACATTTCATCTACAGGATACTAGATCTACTCTACTCAAAGTAGAAATATTTGACCTAACACATCAATAACATTAAGCAACAAAGAAAGACGAAGAAATTACCTTTTAGAGAAATTGCTGTCGGAGGTAACGGTGATCTTGGACTTTTCACGAGTAACAGTAACGGAATCACCGAGAGCACCAGCTTTACCGCCAACTTTAATCCTCTCCTGAAGAAACTTCTCGAGGGAAGCGATATCCATAATCTTATCCTCAACTGGCTTCGCGCAATCGATCACGAAGCTTGTTCCCTTCTTCTTACCCTTCACTCCGCTCATTTTCGCGTTCAGACTTCACCCCCTTGTTCCTGATGATGCAAAACTAGGGTTTCCGTCATACAAAACCCccgagtttatattatattattcaattcaatgtttTTACTCTCTGGGCCTTTTCATAAGATATATTTGGGCTTTTCGTTTGGAGAGTTTTTAAATGCACCCTAACAACTTTTTAATCACCAAAATACCTCttcaatattttactttttcaataATATTATGCTCGTTGAATTAAAGAAAATCAGAGATATGTATGGTCGAATGTGTGTCTCAACTAAGTCATggatattttattatataggctcataaataaataaataatcaaactaACGAGTTTtacaatacacaattttttaaaggaaaaaaccaccaataaacaatttttaatgattttgtaAGTATAATTCAGATGGCACTTTAAAGTTACTTGATAAATTGAGTACTTAATAGATTAAGAATATGAATTCGAactaacaatattttatttctcgACGCATGTCTTTAActttcaaaaaaacatttacaATACATAATGTTTTTGTTCGTCAAGTAGTAGCTAAACACATAATGTTTTTGTAAGTACAATACAtaatgtttttgattttttttttttttaagatgtatACGTGGAACGGTAGTTAAGGTTGAATTTTCTTGTTCCACTGTAGTGttattggagtttttttttaagcaatttTCCACttaaaaattctgatttttttgggTCGAGGCCCAAAAAAAAAGGCTCAGTTATGTAGAATGCCCGCCCTTACCCATGGCACTAGCATTGCGCTGCCGTGTCGGTAGAAGGAGAATATGGAAGAAGACCAGAACGACGCCGTTCCATGCTCATCCCTCGCGGTTGAATCCATGCTTCGTGTCGGAACGGTAACACCGTTTATATTGTTAACTTCCTCATTCACCAAATCAAACACCGTTTTAAACTCTAATTTCTTCAGGCCGGTGCAATTTGGGGCTTGTGTACTGGTCCCTATGACGCAACTATACAAggtaaattcaatttaattatataaaattatttttttctaattcaTTGAAACGTGTTCTATTGAATTTTTAATTCTTAAGTCTTAACTATTGATTTCTATTTACAGGTCTTAGAGGCATTCCCCGAGCTTCTTTTGTggtaaaaagttaatttttttattttatttcttgtcTATTTTGGTAGTCTTTGAATTCAAATACTGATTGTAGGGTTTACTTTTTTTGTGAGGTAATGGTTTGATTTGGATTGGTTGTCAAGTACAGGCAAACTCTGTTCGTATTTATGGGACTCAATGTGGTAAGTAATTCAATTGTTGatatttgataagattatattTGAGCTGTGCATTCATCATGTTTTGtagaattaatttgattttgggTTGTAGGACTTGTAGCCGGAGTTTTCAGCATTACTCGATGTGGGGTTAAGAAATACAGGGGGCGCAACGATTGGgttagtttgtttgtttgtttgtttgttacatctgttttatttatctttacttttcaattttcaattagtCTATGAATTAATAAGGTGCAATTCTATGAAATGTATTTTGTGATGATCCCATTGAATGTTACAACTTACGAGCATAAGCTCAATAGAACTCATCCCAAAATATTAGTTCATTAGATGGAACAGTCCTTAGGTTTTTAAGTTTCATTTTAGGTGATGAAGGGGATATAACATATATGTGCTATATGCAAGTGCAGTTAGTCATTCTTTTAACAATTCTGGATCAGTAATGACTAATGAAGCCTAGAACTGTTCCTTAACTCTGAAATGGAAATTTCTGTTAAAGATTCTTTGTTGCTCTTGCTTGGCCGACAAAGCCCTATAGGTTATAGGCACTTGGCAATCATGGATAATAAACTACAAGTTTGGTATCGCAGTGGATTTGCGGTAAATCACTGTGAGTCAccttaatttttgaaaagctaCACCCTGTAAAATCATGGTGGTTCGCCTTGATTCAGTTGAACCCACtgtgataccaaacatgcaGAAAATCTGTTAATTGGACTTTGGACATCTTGGTCATGTTACATAACTTCTTATTTGTTAAGACAGGACTAGGTCAACTTACTAGTCCAGAATTGTTAAAGTATCACCTCAATAGTTAAGAATTGTTATGGATGATTCAACCTAATGTCAGTCGCCGATTTGAAAAGGGGAAAATACTGCCGCCAATGATCAACTTACTCGGGACACTTATTGGTATAAATATACatctctattttttatataagatgTCACTGTTATAAATGCTAGCATTGAGCATCACGAACCTTTCTTTACATAAGATTATAAGAATACTGGGATATGTGTGGTGCAATAGATTTTACCTACCTAAGAGAGGACACGTTCTCAAAAGCTGAAAATGCCTGATTGCAGAAACATGGGGGCTCTCTACGGCATTATTTACAGTACTATTGttggaaagaaaaacaatgttTCTTGGCCATTGTGTGTaatgtcaatttttatttgctTGCTTGTCTTGTCATTAAGACTTATATTCTTGTATACATCCCCTGTAGGTAGAATGCAATTGCTTCTAATCATATTATTTTGCTTGCTCGTCTTGCCATAGTGTTGTGAGCCTGGTGACTACCTGGTTAATGAACACTATATAGCATCATTGTTCTTTCCCTCGGTCATTAGGAACTTGTTGATTCCAGTTTGGTGACTAGATTCTATTTGTCCGTTTGAAACAAATGATTTTCTTAATGGAAGATTCAAGTTAATATTGCACGTTTTTGTGATTATGCTGCAACACTATGTTGTAGTTTCGGGGCCAATTGGCTTTGATTCAGAAAGCACCATTTTTTATGGTACCTATCATGTTTGTTGGAATAATTGTGTGGGCTAAAGGAATGTATTTACATGGTTGCAAATGTAGGAATTTAATAACTGGGTAAAAAATACAACACTAGCACGGGTCATTGAGTTGCTaaagttaactttttaaatttcttcttttcctttttcgcTAAACTAATATCCCCAACAGGTTAATGGTTTGATTGGGGGAGCTGTAGCAGGTGCGACTGTTGCTGCTAGGACACGAAGTCGAATGCAGGTGTTTGGGATGGCTGGTTTGGTTTCTGTTTTCTGTGCTGTAGCTGAATATTCTAGAACATGAAGTGCATTTGTTAGAAACTGTGACAGAAGGATATCCGAGACTCATGTTTTTTGATAACACATCAACAAGCAAAATAGTTTgcctttttttgacaaaagcaaAATAGTTTGCTATTTCACAGTTTTTAGCTATCATTTATTTCATTGGTTAGAacatgtatatttatttattctgtaccaaaaaaaaaaagaacatgtatatttattttgtatatatgTGTTTAGACATCAAAGTAATTTCAGTCTTCTTTATCGTTgttgttcaaataaaaaaaaaattcatcatacAGCACAAAATTGTTCTTTCCTTGTACTAATGAAGGTTTTTCACAgtttgacaattttattgagCTTGTGATATTTATTACCATTGCTATTAAAGTGGTAATGGATTTCAACCAACTAGTCCATAATGCTtataatatactccctccatctcaaattataagaagaagaaaaaaatcacacttattaagaaaattaaaacataagaatttggagtataggtttttgtgttttctttgaaaaaagttttatagaaagatgtaaaaacaattttcattggctattggttatggaaaaaatgaaagagagagaacattgaatgtaatttgcatttaattttatgagaataaacaaaaaaaatcttggaaaagataaaagtttgtcttttttgcttatattttgggacaaagaaaatgtgtttttttttttttttttatattattggacggagggagtaaaattataaataattagaGTTTTTCTTTGGGAAAATTCTCATGAAATTCACATCTCATCTCACACAATCGATATTTAAGATGATGtttaaacaaaaactatttaaaatttattaaagcATGTTTATATACTAGAATTTAGATGTACTTATAAAAGTAACTTATTGcctctatttcttttcttttttcctagAAAAGAGAAAAGGGTTAATAATAGGTTGGAAGAAGACGAAAATAATGGTGTGGGCGTTCATAATATCCAAAAAACAAATGGAGATAAGGAATGGGTTGTATTCAAAGAAAATTCCTACCTCATCCATATTCTATTCTTAGCATAAAGAAATGAAGTGGGAAATAAAACAGAAATGATGAAACAAGTAAAACACCATGACATGTCTTTCTCTTTGGCACAGAACTAGGACCCACCCTCCTTCCTTCCTTTGTCCCAACCCCCATCTCCTTTTCATATATTGATTTAATTCATCACGTAACGAGAAACTATAGAAACTAGAAAGCCCTTCTCATCTCATCAAccttcatcaccaccaccataaTATCTTTCCATAATATCTATCTTTACACTACTCTTCTCATCACCAATTTGCATACTCACAAATAACATTCACCACCAAAGTCATGGATTTGAGATATGAATACCAAGAagtatgttttttctttcacgttcaaaattcttcatattttggGTAATATATAATATAGTTTGTTATATTCAATATGGAGATTAATATATTGTAGTTGATATCAGGGATATTGGAAGAACTCAAGGGGAATGCGACTCTTCACATGCAAGTGGTTGCCTATTTCTTCTTCTCCCAAGGCTCTTGTTTTCCTATGCCATGGTGATCATTTCTATCTCTTTTCCCTTTTTCACTCTTTCTCTATACATATCTCTTACTTGGTGTTGtgtaatataattatttaacatAGTTCTGATTTCTTGTTGCAGGATATGGAATGGAATGCAGTGGATTCATGAAAGGTAACACATTCTCTTTCTGTTGTTAATTTTGCTTTCCACAAATTGTTACATGTATATGGTTCCACTAACTAGTTGCCTTGATGAATGATGAACAAAATCAAcctctaaaattattttaataacgTTATCTTAGTAGTGTTTTTCATCTTAATTAATATCCCATTCTAGTTATGATTTTATTTACTTCACATAGAATGGTACATTGGTACATATATCAACGCAACATCACTTGAAATGAAATAGTTTTGTCGCCACTTTTtgttaaactttttcaaaacaaaacatgtgAAATGGAAAACTCTCATAATAAGTAGTTTAATTAGTTGGTTTCTCTTCGGATTGTTAATCACATCACATAATAATGTCATTGCCTTAGTTATACAAGTACTAGTTAGTTAAAGGTCGAATCAAACAATATGATGATCTCTATATATTAGCATTATAATTAATTTCAACCATAAGCTCTTTATCAATCAAACTCCTACGTCTAATTAACCTCCAAACAACCTTGTCCCTCGAGGTGAAAAAAAACATCACGATTTGGATTGACACAACAAGAAGACAAACATGTAAAAGATATAGGCTGCTAGATAGCAAGGTCGGTGGGTGAGTGTGTTCTGCCCATACCTTATTATCTCCTAGACTGCCTCTGCCACTATTGTGAGCCAAAAGCTACCTAAAAAGCATAATTTATCATATATCATTGGGGTTGGTAGGGTGGCCACATTACTATTCAATATTATCTATTTGTCGATGCCCTTGATTCACTCTTTTTCTGCCTATCTTTTCCTTTTTGATTACTCGTTACATTGCATAATTCACATGCTCTTGCCTCTAAGTTGGAAAGTccataattgaaaattattccaaacattgttgttattatatatcaaaattaattatatatgaatAGAAGACAGATAGTTAAAAAGCTACGCCACTAAAttttttggatatgatattgttgttgtgcaTGACTCTTTAAACTCTAtgacataattgataaacaaaattgatttgacaaaataaaaatatgtgaatTTAGTTAAACATCAATCAAATTACTACCTTGTGTCTCACAATAAAAGCTACACTAATGTTAATTATCATTCGagtttccaaaaaaatatattctaatgCTAGAGACAAAACTTGCCCTCTACTCTATCTTTTTCCCGTTTGCCTGGTGAGGATTTGGATGACAATCATGATCCATTTTGAAATCATGAATATATACGTGGCACTCTCATTCTTATTTCTCCTTGTCGGTACAAATACAATGTACCTCAGTTTGCTCTCAACCTTATGCCACTCAAACATGATAATACTAGTCAAGAGAgagaatattattaaataatctttttaaaatagttacTCCATCACTTAAGCATTTTAAAAGgagtgattattttattaaaaaaaagttaaatatttcaattttcaacgcCCTGATTAtataacttttcaaaaaaattacctttttatatactaaaaatagaatttgagtttataattttaatcttattatcttagttcagaaaaataaaaatattattaattaaagtatatTTTCATATCATTTTGCTTAGATTTATCAGGTAATTTAATCAtgaattttatcaaatagttcaaattcaatgaattagtaaccagaaaaaaaaaaaaaaaatcaatgaattagTATATCGGTTATAATGTTATAAGTTTATCTGTTATTAATTAGCTAACCTATTTTTGTTACCAAGCCTTAAACACTCAAAATAAACCAACTAAAAAACTTTAGGTAACAAGACCGCCGCAGCTAAGTCTCCTTCCAAATAAATACAAAGAGTTGACCTCTTTGAAGCAATGTTGAATAGTGACAGACCAAGCCTAAAGGTGGAGTAAGTTAAGGACCTCCTCCAAAAGAGGTTTGAGATAAGAGATGGTGGTCGAACGGTTTTGAGGACACCAGTTGCAACAAGAGTAgaatttgtttcaaaaatgATAGCGAGGTGAAGATGACAAGCAATATACATAGCAAG is from Medicago truncatula cultivar Jemalong A17 chromosome 1, MtrunA17r5.0-ANR, whole genome shotgun sequence and encodes:
- the LOC11412472 gene encoding 60S ribosomal protein L22-2, translated to MSGVKGKKKGTSFVIDCAKPVEDKIMDIASLEKFLQERIKVGGKAGALGDSVTVTREKSKITVTSDSNFSKRYLKYLTKKYLKKHNVRDWLRVIASNKDRNIYELRYFNIAENEGEEED
- the LOC11415968 gene encoding outer envelope pore protein 16-4, chloroplastic, which translates into the protein MEEDQNDAVPCSSLAVESMLRVGTAGAIWGLCTGPYDATIQGLRGIPRASFVANSVRIYGTQCGLVAGVFSITRCGVKKYRGRNDWVNGLIGGAVAGATVAARTRSRMQVFGMAGLVSVFCAVAEYSRT